AATTGGACAACAGGTGAATATTATATGAATCTATGTCGAAGATCCAAAGCATGCATGATAATATGATAATGTCGCTCTACCTGGAGGGATCCATGAATTTGAAAACGGTTCCAGAGGGAGACGTGGTGCTGGGGTGCGAAGTGGCCAGAAAATAAAGCTCACCTGAGGAAAGAAACACAGGAACCATGTGAGCAGCGGTGATGAAATCCAGGCGCTAAAGGCAGCGAGAGAATTGTTACCTGCTTCGTCTTCAGCGAACGAGATGATGAACTTGTGGTGATGATTGATGAGTCCGGGAAAGGAGCACGTCTTCTTAtcacccatacacacactcctTTCCTTCCAGACTCCCGTCGTCCGATCCTCCTCTAACGCCATTATCCTCCTGCAAAAAGGACAGGAAACAGTATATTTATCATTACAAAaataatgaactttatttgtgttgcaactttcatacaagaaatgcagctcaaggtaaaaaacatgttaatttaAATAAGAGAACAGATTAAAACGTGttaaaaggacattttaaagaaaaggaaatcacCTCTAAAACGAAGGAGAAGAAACCCGCATGTTTTAATCATTTAGAAGTGAGACATTTGTCTTCTGAGCTAAGAAAAATCTCCATCACATCAAATTCTAAAGGACTGCTGAGCTCTGGCAGCGGCTTTCTAACGTCTGAATACAACCTGTTTCCAGTCTTCCCAGTAACTGACATGATTGGAATTCATTAGTTTTTCCATAAATTCAAAAAAGACTGACACATAAGTTTGAGAAGAACAAGTTGGCTTTTCCTCCAGAAGCTGAAAACCTGACagaaaactgtattttctttttaatgagaCAGTTGGAGTAAAGTGTTTGGCTCCGACCGGCTGCACTCACCCATTCATGAAGTCTCCAAAGAGGTAGAGGCCGTTCAGATTGGGTGATTCACATCCTCTGTACACATACCCCCCCGTCACAGACTTCCCAACATGGTGGCTGTATGCAAATATCGGCAGGACGTCCTCTGTTGTGGCAGAGAAAGACTTTCAAACCCAAATCTGGAGCATCGGAAATAGCTACCAGAAGTCGCTCTGgacttttcaaacacacactcactcagcgACGAGTCGTGGCACAGTTTCAGATCGAAGCACTCGAATCCCTCCTTCGCCCTCCATCCGTAGTTCCCTCCTCTCACGATGATGTCGATCTCCTCGTAGCGGTTTTGACCGACGTCTCCGCAGAAGATCCTGCTCCGGCCGTAGCGGCTCACGGGGTCTCCGCGGTCCACGGAGCAACGCCACATGTTTCTGATCCCGTACGCGTACACCTCAGGCCGGGCGCCGGGGTCATGGATGAACGGGTTATCAGCTGGGATCCTGTACGGCCTCGCACTGGAGTTACTGACGTCCACATCAATCCGCAGAGCTTTACCCAGCAGAGCACTCCTGGGTTGAGAAGAGCAGTTGGAGACGATACACATGAATACTACTATCGCACATTGGGACTGAGAGAGTGTGAAACTGAATATCGAGCAGATGACAGGTTGAAACAGCGAGTAATCAAATCTAAATGATGTAAACTTAAGCTAAAGTAATAAATCACTTGTTAAAAATAGTTAACTAGACATAGCCAAGAGGTTGAATAGTCAAAATTGTTAGTTATGGTTTGTGGTTTTAACAGCTTAAAGTAATGATTAAATGATATAGTTGACTAAAGGTTaaactgctcaaaaaaattgcGAGAAGTAGCCTAGTAGCTggattgttttgaattgttaaGATTATAATTCAAATGTTTTGGTTAAATGGTTAAAATAGTTCGCTTAAAGTAATTTATACATGactcaaatatttaaaagtaatgGATGAGTAGCTTATGATAGATAACGGATTAAAGGTGTCGAATTTagcgacatctagtggtgaggctGCAGATTCCAACAATTTAAATACCCCTTTACTAGTTTCTTAATAGAAtcattattatgaatattatattaatttccTAGATCAAACACATGGTGCTCTAGATACATGTTGACGTACGATAAAACGGATGAATGGTTAAGTTTGTTAGTTAAAATCGAACAGAAGtagaagagacacacaacattttcACCTAAATCCTGACAATTCAATTGTTAGATATCGTGACCTTACTTGTTTTGAGCGTTGCCGTATTTCCCAAACGGATCCCCAGCTTTTCCACCATCGCCGGTGAAGATGTACAAAAATCCATCCAagccaaacagcagctggcCTCCGTTGTGGTTTGCCGCTGGTTCCTCGATCTCTAAAATCACCCTTGATTCAGAAAAAAGGATCCGGTTGAATACTGTTTCATCTAGAATCTGTGATATTCACCATTCGGACAGAAATTGATCAGACATGTGACCATTCTGACGGATTTAAGAGAAGGTTTTGAGAATGGAAATGAATGTTTCTTATCAATATACTTCACTATTTGGCAGTGAGATGCAACCACATTGGTTTCTGTTTGTACCGTCAGTAGCCAGTTGGCGTATtttagcacaaagactgaaaACAGCTCTCCAGGTTCTGCAGGTTCATTCAAGTTGGAAGCCATAACAAAGTGTGCGTACCTCTCTGAATAAGGGTCGGCCATGTTCATGTCGTGATCGGAAACCTTCATCTCACTGATCCGGACTTTCTCCACCTTGTTGTTGACCTCGATCGAGTAGTAGATGAAGAAGCGCCCGTTGACCCGGTACTCGGGGTGGAACGCCATGCCCAGGAAACCCCTCTCGTCCCCCAGCCAAGGCGTGGTCACCACCTCGCCGCTCATGTCCAGGAAAGGCTGCTCCACCCGGCTGCCGTCGTGCAGGTAGACCCACACGAAGCCCAGCTGCTCGGCGATGAACATCCGGTGGGTCTCATCGCCGCTGTGCAGCATCAGGACGGGGTTCCTGAGCCCATTGGCCACCTCGGTCAGGCACAGCTGGAGACACCCTTTGCGGTCTTCCACCACCTGCCCCAGGTTGCCGTTGAGGTCCTGGGTCTTCAAAACATTGGGATAGCAGTAGTCCTGGTCCGACAGGTCCATCAGGGTGCAGAACGTGGACGTGTCCCGCTCAGCAGTGTCCTGCAGCCGCTTGTTCTCACTTAGATATTTAACCACGTGGCCACATTTGCTGTGAAACTCAGTGCAGAAGTCAAAGCAGAGGCCGGGCAGCTCTCTGACGGGGGTGTACGGGTCCTCGGCATCATAGAGGTGGGCGGCGTAAGGAGAGCACTcctggaggagacacacaggagacatgaCAGAGGTCGGAAGGTCACAGGAGCTGAAGATCAATCTGAGGCTTGAGGTCCAAAATATCTAAATAATAATCTAAAACGTGGTCATGTCCAATTAGGACACAGAAAGACTGGTTTTTAAAAAGAGCATTTCAGCAGGAggctaccacacacacacacacacacacacacacacacacacacacacacaaacaacctgctGTGATGTGGCTCTGCAGTGTCACTGGTGTCGGAATATAAACTCATTCCAGTGATAAAGTCATTCTCAACATTGATTTAACAAAACATCTTCACCTCTTAACTGTTTCCACTTTAGTTTAGATTAATTGGattaaaaaggggggggggaatcataAATGTTGATTCaattaaaactaatta
This Limanda limanda chromosome 12, fLimLim1.1, whole genome shotgun sequence DNA region includes the following protein-coding sequences:
- the hhipl2 gene encoding HHIP-like protein 2, whose translation is MRSTRDAALHPGGASSSRWIPTRLRSFRLLLWVMLLARGRPAAAHPQCLDFEPPFQPPWHLEFCKQYEEFGCCDQQTDNAIAERYWDTVEQLEVEGQEICADMLKEVMCQECSPYAAHLYDAEDPYTPVRELPGLCFDFCTEFHSKCGHVVKYLSENKRLQDTAERDTSTFCTLMDLSDQDYCYPNVLKTQDLNGNLGQVVEDRKGCLQLCLTEVANGLRNPVLMLHSGDETHRMFIAEQLGFVWVYLHDGSRVEQPFLDMSGEVVTTPWLGDERGFLGMAFHPEYRVNGRFFIYYSIEVNNKVEKVRISEMKVSDHDMNMADPYSERVILEIEEPAANHNGGQLLFGLDGFLYIFTGDGGKAGDPFGKYGNAQNKSALLGKALRIDVDVSNSSARPYRIPADNPFIHDPGARPEVYAYGIRNMWRCSVDRGDPVSRYGRSRIFCGDVGQNRYEEIDIIVRGGNYGWRAKEGFECFDLKLCHDSSLKDVLPIFAYSHHVGKSVTGGYVYRGCESPNLNGLYLFGDFMNGRIMALEEDRTTGVWKERSVCMGDKKTCSFPGLINHHHKFIISFAEDEAGELYFLATSHPSTTSPSGTVFKFMDPSRRAPPEKCKRKPLPVKVKGKKLPFVPRELTVLETNEKPTRPPPKKMKLITKPPPTSRRVKSTTSATEVTTSATEGTTSATDTVALKWKSPEKKAKEKNTLKPWRKSKITNNRESTAQKKKIAQRQKSREQSKKTTVVKPVGEKDKVKPKAKQTATDNSKTNSLKASKRLKVSTIQSKKKIMNKTNSNVKGNRTMRNPLQVKRFHLDLLRPRVGPRTLLEGPGIVWPGNASDPPGGIWRRLFEV